From one Bacillota bacterium genomic stretch:
- the cysK gene encoding cysteine synthase A, with translation MKIYNNIIETIGNTPLVRLNRVKEKYNLEANLYAKVEFFNPGSSVKDRIAKAMIEDAEEKGLISKGTIIIEPTSGNTGIGLAMVGAAKGYEVILVMPDSLSVERRKIMTAFGAKLILTEGSKGMKESIRVAKNLQSFTPNSYMPYQFENMENPKAHYKTTGKEIYEALEGKIDIFIAGIGTGGTISGVGTYLKEKDPSIKVIGIEPYSSQTLTKGEAFPHKIQGIGAGFVPKTLDTHIYDEIMTVSNEDAYEYTKVSSKIEGIFVGISSGAALAIGIEVALKKENKDKNIVIVFPDTGERYLSSTVFND, from the coding sequence ATGAAAATTTATAATAACATTATCGAGACAATTGGAAATACTCCACTTGTTCGGCTAAATAGAGTGAAAGAAAAATATAACTTAGAAGCAAATTTATATGCTAAAGTCGAATTTTTTAATCCTGGAAGTTCCGTTAAAGACAGAATTGCTAAAGCTATGATTGAAGATGCGGAAGAAAAAGGTTTGATTTCAAAAGGAACAATTATCATTGAGCCTACAAGTGGAAACACTGGCATTGGTCTTGCAATGGTAGGAGCAGCAAAAGGATACGAAGTGATTTTAGTTATGCCTGATTCATTGTCTGTTGAAAGAAGAAAAATAATGACTGCATTTGGTGCAAAACTTATTCTAACTGAAGGCTCAAAAGGTATGAAAGAATCCATAAGAGTAGCTAAAAATTTGCAAAGTTTTACTCCGAATAGTTATATGCCTTATCAATTTGAAAATATGGAAAATCCTAAAGCGCATTATAAGACTACAGGAAAAGAAATCTATGAAGCTTTGGAAGGAAAAATAGACATATTTATTGCAGGAATTGGAACAGGAGGAACAATTAGCGGAGTAGGAACATATTTAAAAGAAAAAGATCCTAGTATCAAAGTAATAGGAATAGAACCATATAGTTCTCAAACCTTAACAAAAGGAGAAGCTTTTCCTCATAAAATTCAAGGAATAGGAGCAGGATTTGTTCCAAAAACATTAGACACTCACATATACGATGAAATTATGACAGTTTCGAATGAAGATGCTTATGAATATACAAAAGTTTCTAGTAAAATAGAAGGAATTTTTGTTGGAATATCCAGTGGAGCTGCATTAGCTATTGGTATAGAAGTAGCTTTAAAGAAAGAAAATAAAGATAAAAACATCGTAATTGTATTTCCTGACACAGGAGAACGATATTTATCTTCAACCGTATTTAATGATTAA
- a CDS encoding Hsp20/alpha crystallin family protein, translating to MNNIIRRRNNDLSVFDDLFGDFFTRPIFKENVSCMKTDIVEVDTGYELDVDVPGFGKEDIKISLDNGYLTVEAKREENKEEKDNHYIRRERFLGSSARTFYVGEDIAEKDIKAEYDKGILKLFVPKQGTNVKEKKYISIE from the coding sequence ATGAATAATATTATTAGAAGAAGAAACAATGATTTATCTGTATTTGATGACTTATTTGGAGATTTTTTCACAAGACCAATCTTTAAAGAAAATGTAAGCTGCATGAAAACGGATATTGTAGAAGTAGATACTGGATATGAGCTTGATGTCGATGTTCCAGGATTTGGAAAAGAAGACATTAAAATCAGTTTGGATAATGGCTATTTAACCGTCGAAGCCAAACGAGAAGAAAACAAAGAAGAAAAAGATAACCATTATATTAGAAGAGAAAGATTTTTAGGTAGTTCTGCTAGAACATTTTATGTTGGAGAAGACATTGCAGAAAAAGATATTAAAGCAGAATACGACAAAGGAATCTTAAAATTGTTTGTACCTAAGCAAGGAACAAACGTAAAAGAAAAGAAATACATTTCAATTGAATAA
- a CDS encoding metalloregulator ArsR/SmtB family transcription factor has product MENFDFVNQFKALSDPTRLKIFSLLKGKTLCACQLLEDLSITQPTLSHHMKVLQQSNIVISHKNGTWNHYQINKDTLVKLEHLFSEYSQIEISEVFQNPCKKD; this is encoded by the coding sequence ATGGAAAATTTTGATTTTGTAAATCAATTTAAAGCATTAAGTGACCCAACAAGACTTAAAATATTTTCTCTTTTGAAAGGAAAAACGCTTTGTGCCTGTCAATTACTTGAAGATTTATCAATTACTCAGCCAACTTTATCGCATCATATGAAGGTGCTTCAACAATCAAATATTGTGATTTCACATAAAAACGGCACTTGGAATCATTACCAAATTAATAAAGATACTTTAGTAAAACTTGAACATCTATTTTCTGAATATTCACAAATTGAAATTTCTGAAGTCTTTCAAAACCCATGTAAAAAAGATTAA
- a CDS encoding PD-(D/E)XK nuclease family protein, with the protein MKEFVREISVFDKNTIVFSPNQLKNKILQFISETQQLYPFKFHSLFESSLSLKSDYLLFMKKHFSLDPNYSSKCVFIFDYLDVSKEYDSQKINYINSIFKELIKNDMIQFNSFQNFEQKQILFLNNCKVPFYLKKWSPVVTYLGTINKNEIILYECQSILDSQFAVFKKVTDLLSKGIMPNDIYLLNSTKEDRYQLAKLLKEANIPFYSHYKMALNQFPITISFVNKLKKASLDEAIYLLTDLIVNCSSFEKRIIKKIFDIINKYEKNEIESEIDILIFEISNASIQEPFIQGAIHFQDLSEINCDDIQNYLILNYQDQSLPLVHKDNDFLLDEEKKELNMYTSFQENELDKTHTENLINRMKNVTFFYSTTENNLNRRVAELSLSHPLITMKFEIKLTSVEYTNNFYLLHYAKQRYQKVKYSVEYEDFNRLEYEFASQYRMYNPQFRQINTKLLSSLLNNKVYLSATSLQTYYECSFHFLLDYLLKIKNYDKNINLYFGNLTHKFLELWFNDKAYELSEIENNLMSEFPEEMNYKYSLFLEIIQNELKLIRMHLINQKKHTTFLDFAFEKEYRYFFENDPRFIILGKIDKIMIHEIDNQVEVVVIDYKTGNKSFVLSDFEKGIEPQLPFYFHLLSSCKQFDKMKPVGFYYQKVNIGRYYKLKNHDPIKKTLKMNGITLTDKASVDSFDSDDNIMGVTYNKNGEFTKNNRLKNSTEFEQILSQMNQQLLEAISSIQNGKFQINPLPVEKSQHESKSCEYCPHKGICYTNTKTYSFEEQESTDEGDEFE; encoded by the coding sequence ATGAAAGAATTTGTAAGAGAAATTAGCGTTTTTGACAAGAATACTATTGTGTTTTCTCCTAATCAATTGAAGAATAAAATTCTCCAATTCATAAGTGAAACTCAACAATTATATCCATTTAAATTTCACTCTCTTTTTGAATCTTCACTTTCACTTAAATCAGATTATTTGTTGTTCATGAAGAAACATTTTTCTTTAGATCCAAATTATTCAAGTAAATGTGTATTTATCTTTGATTATTTAGATGTATCCAAAGAGTATGATTCTCAAAAAATTAATTATATAAATTCCATTTTTAAAGAATTAATTAAGAACGATATGATTCAATTCAATTCTTTTCAAAATTTTGAGCAGAAACAAATACTTTTTTTAAATAATTGTAAAGTGCCTTTTTATTTGAAGAAATGGAGCCCTGTTGTTACTTATTTAGGAACAATCAATAAAAATGAAATTATTCTTTATGAGTGTCAATCCATTTTGGATTCTCAATTTGCTGTATTTAAAAAGGTAACTGATTTATTAAGTAAAGGTATCATGCCAAATGATATTTATCTTTTAAATTCAACAAAAGAAGATAGATATCAATTAGCAAAGCTTTTAAAAGAAGCAAACATTCCATTTTATAGTCACTATAAAATGGCTTTAAACCAATTTCCAATTACTATATCATTTGTAAATAAACTAAAAAAAGCCTCGCTAGATGAAGCTATTTATTTGTTAACTGATTTGATAGTAAATTGTTCTAGTTTTGAAAAAAGGATTATCAAAAAGATTTTTGATATTATAAATAAGTATGAAAAAAATGAAATAGAGTCTGAAATTGATATTTTAATTTTTGAAATCTCAAACGCGTCCATTCAAGAACCTTTTATACAGGGAGCCATTCATTTTCAAGATCTTTCAGAGATAAATTGCGATGATATCCAAAATTACCTAATTTTAAATTATCAAGATCAATCATTACCTCTTGTTCACAAAGACAATGATTTTCTGTTGGATGAAGAAAAAAAAGAACTGAACATGTATACTTCCTTTCAAGAAAACGAATTAGACAAGACTCATACCGAAAATCTAATTAATCGAATGAAAAATGTAACATTTTTCTACTCTACAACAGAAAACAATTTAAATCGAAGAGTAGCAGAATTATCTTTGTCTCATCCTTTAATAACAATGAAATTTGAAATTAAATTAACTTCAGTGGAATATACAAATAACTTCTATTTATTACACTACGCAAAACAAAGATACCAAAAGGTAAAGTATAGCGTAGAATATGAAGATTTTAATCGTTTGGAGTACGAATTTGCAAGTCAATATAGAATGTATAACCCTCAATTTCGCCAAATTAATACCAAACTATTATCCTCACTTTTAAACAATAAAGTATATCTTTCCGCAACAAGTCTTCAAACATATTACGAATGTTCTTTTCATTTTTTATTGGATTATCTGTTGAAAATAAAAAATTATGATAAAAATATCAATTTGTATTTTGGAAATTTAACGCATAAATTTTTAGAATTATGGTTTAACGATAAAGCATATGAATTAAGTGAAATAGAGAATAATTTAATGTCTGAATTTCCAGAGGAAATGAATTATAAATATTCTCTATTTCTAGAGATTATACAAAATGAACTTAAGTTGATTAGAATGCACCTAATTAACCAAAAAAAACATACAACGTTTCTTGATTTTGCCTTTGAAAAGGAATATAGATATTTTTTTGAAAACGATCCTCGTTTTATTATTTTAGGGAAAATTGATAAAATAATGATTCATGAAATAGATAACCAAGTAGAAGTTGTAGTTATCGATTATAAAACTGGAAATAAATCGTTTGTTTTATCGGATTTTGAAAAAGGTATTGAACCTCAACTACCTTTCTATTTTCATTTGCTTTCCTCTTGCAAGCAATTTGATAAAATGAAGCCAGTTGGGTTTTATTATCAAAAAGTGAACATTGGTCGTTATTACAAACTTAAAAATCACGATCCAATTAAAAAAACTCTGAAAATGAATGGAATAACATTAACGGATAAAGCAAGCGTTGATTCTTTTGATAGTGATGATAACATTATGGGAGTAACTTATAATAAAAACGGAGAATTTACAAAGAATAATCGGTTAAAAAATTCAACAGAATTTGAACAAATTCTATCTCAAATGAATCAACAATTGCTAGAGGCTATTTCTTCCATTCAAAATGGCAAGTTCCAAATAAATCCTTTGCCAGTTGAAAAAAGTCAACATGAATCGAAGAGTTGTGAGTACTGCCCTCATAAAGGCATTTGTTATACAAACACAAAAACTTATAGCTTTGAAGAACAAGAGTCCACTGATGAAGGGGATGAGTTCGAATGA